The proteins below are encoded in one region of Micromonospora yangpuensis:
- the dnaB gene encoding replicative DNA helicase, with translation MSVTDDRRTEPRVGGQGPAPAPRDGQFEKTPPQDIAAEQCVLGGMLLSKDAVADVVEILKPNDFYRPVHTTIFDAILDIYGRGEPADAITVAAALADSGDLGRIGGAPYLHTCMAAVPTAANAGYYARIVSERAVLRRLVEAGTRIVQLGYGTAAGGSRDVDDVVDLAQQAVYDVTERRVSEDFAILADMLQPTLDEIEAVGAQGGMMTGVPTGFSDLDRLLNGLHAGQLIIVAGRPGLGKALALDTPLPTPEGWTTMGEVGVGDRLLGADGKPTTITNAFDVMYGRPCYEVEFSDGSVIVADAEHLWKTTTRASRRQRTEMRPSHQWREDARLAAAAAHRVAMAAPDRLITFAEPVESAGEQFRNVLHVVGSQVGTAGAVQREYVRRGQPWRRTICAYSAHALFGVLSDRVNRKMNAEVTVSHDWAVTTEHIAATLRHPTDGRANHAVENAQPLALPAQDLPVAPYTLGAWLGDGNSADSRITTADPEILRLVEQEGFDTTQSTASPLLYTIRPRRGCGCVGRADCPICHGQPSSLMKALRAVGVLNNKHIPQQYLRASERQRRTLLAGLLDTDGTVTLRGNVQFTTTSSRLAEGVYELVVSLGYRCSVARKLVSGRTPESSVAYNLNFTTTDEVFRLSRKREAHRGRRCSDSNSRTGSRYIVDVRPVPSVPVRCVTVDNSDHLYLAGRSMIPTHNSTASMDFARNAAIRANQAAAIFSLEMSKVEIVMRLLSAEARVPLHVLRSGQLSDDDWTKLARCMGEISEAPLFVDDTPSMNLMEIRAKARRLKQRHDLKMIVVDYLQLMTSPKRTESRQQEVADLSRGLKLLAKEVECPVIAVSQLNRGPEQRTDKRPQLSDLRESGSIEQDADVVILLHRDDYYDKESPRAGEADFIIAKHRNGPTDTVTVAAQLHLSRFVDMAIV, from the coding sequence GTGTCGGTCACCGACGACAGGCGGACGGAGCCGCGGGTCGGCGGGCAGGGGCCCGCTCCGGCCCCCCGGGACGGCCAGTTCGAGAAGACCCCGCCGCAGGACATCGCCGCCGAGCAGTGCGTGCTCGGCGGCATGCTGTTGTCCAAGGACGCCGTCGCCGACGTGGTGGAGATCCTCAAGCCCAACGACTTCTACCGCCCGGTGCACACCACCATCTTCGACGCCATCCTCGACATCTACGGTCGGGGCGAGCCGGCCGACGCGATCACCGTCGCCGCCGCGCTGGCCGACTCCGGTGACCTGGGCCGCATCGGCGGCGCGCCGTACCTGCACACCTGCATGGCCGCCGTGCCGACCGCGGCGAACGCCGGCTACTACGCCCGGATCGTCAGCGAGCGCGCCGTGCTGCGCCGTCTGGTCGAGGCCGGTACCCGGATCGTGCAGCTCGGCTACGGCACCGCCGCCGGTGGCAGCCGGGACGTCGACGACGTGGTGGACCTCGCCCAGCAGGCCGTGTACGACGTCACCGAGCGCCGGGTCAGCGAGGACTTCGCCATCCTCGCCGACATGCTCCAGCCGACCCTCGACGAGATCGAGGCGGTCGGCGCCCAGGGCGGGATGATGACCGGTGTCCCCACCGGCTTCTCCGACCTGGACCGCCTCCTCAACGGCCTGCACGCCGGCCAGCTGATCATCGTGGCCGGCCGGCCCGGTCTCGGCAAGGCGCTCGCCCTGGACACCCCCCTGCCCACCCCCGAGGGCTGGACCACCATGGGCGAGGTCGGGGTCGGCGACCGGCTGCTCGGTGCGGACGGGAAGCCGACCACCATCACCAACGCCTTCGACGTCATGTACGGCCGCCCCTGCTACGAGGTCGAGTTCTCGGACGGCTCTGTCATCGTGGCCGACGCCGAGCACCTGTGGAAGACCACCACCCGTGCCTCACGCCGCCAGCGCACCGAGATGCGCCCCTCGCACCAGTGGCGCGAGGATGCTCGGCTCGCCGCTGCTGCCGCACACCGCGTGGCCATGGCCGCCCCTGACCGACTCATCACCTTTGCAGAGCCGGTCGAGTCCGCAGGTGAGCAGTTCCGCAACGTCCTACACGTCGTCGGCAGCCAGGTGGGCACGGCAGGGGCGGTGCAGCGGGAGTACGTCAGGCGTGGCCAGCCGTGGAGGCGCACCATCTGCGCCTACTCGGCGCACGCGCTGTTCGGCGTGCTGTCCGACCGGGTGAACCGGAAGATGAATGCCGAGGTGACCGTGAGCCACGACTGGGCCGTCACCACGGAACACATCGCGGCGACGCTGCGGCACCCGACCGATGGCCGGGCCAACCACGCGGTCGAGAACGCCCAGCCGCTGGCGCTGCCGGCCCAGGACCTGCCGGTCGCGCCGTACACGCTGGGGGCGTGGCTCGGAGACGGGAACAGCGCGGATAGCCGGATCACCACCGCCGATCCAGAGATCCTTCGCCTCGTTGAGCAGGAGGGCTTCGATACCACGCAGTCGACGGCCTCGCCGCTGCTGTACACGATCCGGCCCAGGCGCGGATGCGGCTGCGTCGGTCGCGCCGACTGCCCGATTTGCCACGGTCAACCAAGTTCGCTGATGAAGGCGCTCCGGGCGGTGGGCGTGCTGAACAACAAGCACATTCCCCAGCAGTACCTGCGGGCCAGCGAACGGCAGCGGCGCACGCTACTTGCCGGGCTACTCGACACCGATGGCACCGTCACCCTGCGCGGCAACGTGCAGTTCACCACGACGTCGTCGAGGTTGGCCGAGGGTGTCTACGAACTTGTGGTCAGCCTGGGGTACCGCTGCTCGGTGGCCCGAAAGCTGGTGTCTGGCCGGACCCCCGAGTCGTCTGTGGCCTACAACCTCAACTTCACGACAACCGACGAGGTGTTCAGGCTGTCGCGCAAGCGCGAGGCGCACCGAGGGCGTCGGTGCAGCGACAGCAACTCCCGGACCGGGAGCCGGTACATCGTTGATGTCCGGCCGGTGCCGAGCGTGCCGGTTCGCTGCGTGACGGTGGACAACTCCGACCACCTGTACCTGGCGGGTCGCTCCATGATCCCGACGCACAACAGCACCGCGTCGATGGACTTCGCCCGCAACGCGGCCATCCGGGCCAACCAGGCCGCGGCGATCTTCAGTCTGGAAATGAGCAAGGTCGAGATCGTCATGCGACTGCTCTCGGCCGAGGCCCGCGTGCCGCTGCACGTGCTGCGCAGCGGCCAGCTCTCCGACGACGACTGGACCAAGCTGGCCCGCTGCATGGGCGAGATCAGCGAGGCGCCGCTCTTCGTCGACGACACGCCGAGCATGAACCTGATGGAGATCCGGGCCAAGGCGCGGCGGTTGAAGCAGCGTCACGACCTCAAGATGATCGTGGTCGACTATCTGCAGCTGATGACCTCGCCGAAGCGCACCGAGAGTCGGCAGCAGGAGGTCGCGGACCTGTCCCGGGGGCTCAAGCTGCTGGCCAAGGAGGTCGAGTGCCCGGTCATCGCGGTCAGCCAGCTGAACCGAGGCCCGGAACAACGTACCGACAAGCGCCCTCAATTGTCCGATTTGCGCGAGTCTGGGTCTATTGAGCAAGATGCCGACGTTGTCATACTTCTGCATCGGGACGACTACTACGACAAGGAGTCACCCCGGGCTGGCGAAGCGGATTTCATCATCGCCAAGCATCGGAACGGGCCGACGGACACGGTCACCGTGGCGGCGCAACTCCACCTGTCCCGTTTCGTGGACATGGCGATCGTCTGA
- the rplI gene encoding 50S ribosomal protein L9, with amino-acid sequence MKIILTQEVSGLGAPGDIVEVKNGYGRNYLLPQGFAITWTKGAEKQVTVIKRARSAREIRDLGHANEVKDQLEGLKVSLKARAGDGGRLFGSVTPNEIVDAVKAAGGPTLDRRRLELPGQIKSTGSYPVRIKLHPEVTAKFDLNVQQG; translated from the coding sequence ATGAAGATCATCCTGACTCAGGAGGTGTCCGGCCTCGGTGCCCCGGGTGACATCGTCGAGGTCAAGAACGGCTACGGCCGTAACTACCTGCTGCCGCAGGGCTTCGCGATCACCTGGACCAAGGGTGCGGAGAAGCAGGTCACGGTCATCAAGCGGGCCCGTTCGGCCCGGGAGATCCGCGACCTCGGCCACGCCAACGAGGTCAAGGACCAGCTCGAAGGTCTGAAGGTCAGCCTGAAGGCCCGCGCCGGTGACGGTGGCCGGCTCTTCGGCTCGGTCACCCCGAACGAGATCGTCGACGCCGTCAAGGCCGCCGGCGGTCCGACCCTCGACCGGCGTCGGCTGGAACTGCCCGGCCAGATCAAGTCGACCGGTTCCTACCCGGTGCGGATCAAACTGCACCCCGAGGTGACCGCCAAGTTCGACCTGAACGTCCAGCAGGGCTGA
- the rpsR gene encoding 30S ribosomal protein S18 produces the protein MAKAAALRKPKKKVNPLDKDGITYIDYKDTALLRKFISDRGKIRARRVTGVTSQQQRQIARAVKNAREMALLPYTATAR, from the coding sequence ATGGCCAAGGCTGCGGCACTTCGCAAGCCGAAGAAGAAGGTGAACCCGCTCGACAAGGACGGGATCACCTACATCGATTACAAGGACACCGCGCTGCTGCGCAAGTTCATCTCCGATCGCGGCAAGATCCGCGCTCGGCGGGTGACCGGCGTCACGTCGCAGCAGCAGCGGCAGATCGCCCGTGCGGTCAAGAACGCCCGTGAGATGGCGCTCCTGCCGTACACCGCCACGGCACGCTGA
- a CDS encoding single-stranded DNA-binding protein, which translates to MREEMVMAGDTTITVIGNLTDDPELRFTPSGAAVAKFRVASTPRFMDKASGEWKDGEPLFLACTVWRQAAEHVAESLQRGARVIVSGRLRQRSYETREGEKRTVIELEVDEIGPSLRYATAKVQKMSRSGGGGGGFGSGSGSGGGGGQGGGGNFDDPWASAAPTPSRAGSGGNFDEEPPF; encoded by the coding sequence GTGCGCGAGGAGATGGTCATGGCAGGAGACACCACCATCACGGTCATCGGCAATCTGACCGATGACCCCGAGTTGCGGTTCACCCCGTCCGGTGCGGCGGTCGCCAAGTTCCGGGTCGCTTCGACGCCCCGGTTCATGGACAAGGCCTCCGGCGAATGGAAGGACGGCGAGCCGCTCTTCCTGGCCTGCACCGTGTGGCGGCAGGCGGCGGAGCACGTCGCCGAGTCGCTCCAGCGGGGCGCCCGCGTGATCGTCTCGGGTCGACTGCGTCAGCGGTCGTACGAGACCCGCGAGGGTGAGAAGCGCACCGTCATCGAGCTGGAGGTCGACGAGATCGGCCCGTCGCTGCGCTACGCCACGGCGAAGGTGCAGAAGATGTCCCGCTCCGGCGGCGGTGGCGGCGGCTTCGGCTCGGGTTCGGGTTCCGGTGGCGGTGGTGGCCAGGGCGGCGGAGGCAACTTCGACGACCCGTGGGCTTCGGCCGCGCCGACTCCTTCGCGCGCTGGTTCGGGCGGCAACTTCGACGAGGAGCCTCCGTTCTAA
- the rpsF gene encoding 30S ribosomal protein S6, with product MRHYEVMVILDSSLEERTVAPSLDTYLNVIRTAGGSVEKTDVWGRRRLAYEINKKAEGIYAVIDLQATPEAVAELDRQLRLNESVLRTKVIRPEMR from the coding sequence TTGCGTCATTACGAAGTAATGGTGATCCTCGACTCCAGCCTCGAGGAGCGCACCGTCGCCCCGTCGCTCGACACGTACCTGAACGTGATCCGGACCGCGGGTGGCTCGGTGGAGAAGACGGACGTGTGGGGCCGCCGGCGCCTCGCGTACGAGATCAACAAGAAGGCCGAAGGCATCTACGCCGTCATCGACCTGCAGGCGACGCCTGAGGCGGTGGCCGAGCTGGACCGTCAGCTGCGGCTCAACGAGTCCGTGCTGCGCACCAAGGTCATCCGGCCGGAGATGCGCTAA